One genomic region from Cellulomonas hominis encodes:
- a CDS encoding sugar ABC transporter ATP-binding protein, producing MAAVVQVVDVVQEYPGVRALKGVSLDLEPGQVLGLVGENGAGKSTLIRVLGGIEQPVSGSVLVHGAARTFRGSADSQAAGISVVSQEFRQVPQLSVADNVFLGHELATGGVVDRAGTRRRAAALLDDLGLDLDPDRPVSSLTVGDRQMVEIARALSREFDVLIMDEPTAALNGAEIVRLHEIVRRIATRGKAVVYVSHHLDEIFAICDDVAVLRDGALVAHAPTAELDEARLVEHMLGRAPQAFERSGAAASAGRPRLEVAGLRVPGVAEPFDLTVGAGEIVGLAGLVGSGRTELTRALFGDLPGTGGTVRVDGRPVRLRSPREAMRGGVFMLSEDRKGEGILPHLDVTENAMVSRDRSRLPLLQRLLPVPADERARFARLREDMRIRVPHGRQLIGNLSGGNQQKVLLGRALLSGCSVLLLNEPTRGVDVGAKVDIYQLIKQLADAGVAVVVSSSDAPELAAISDRCAVYFAGRRIAELTGRDVTEDNIVGASVGQTAEEASHA from the coding sequence ATGGCTGCCGTCGTGCAGGTCGTGGACGTGGTTCAGGAGTACCCCGGCGTGCGCGCGCTCAAGGGCGTGTCGCTCGACCTCGAGCCCGGGCAGGTGCTCGGCCTGGTCGGCGAGAACGGCGCCGGGAAGAGCACGCTGATCCGGGTGCTCGGCGGCATCGAGCAGCCCGTGAGCGGCTCGGTGCTCGTGCACGGGGCGGCCCGGACGTTCCGCGGGTCGGCCGACTCGCAGGCCGCGGGCATCAGCGTCGTCAGCCAGGAGTTCCGGCAGGTGCCGCAGCTCTCCGTCGCCGACAACGTGTTCCTCGGTCACGAGCTCGCCACCGGCGGGGTCGTCGACCGGGCGGGCACCCGCCGCCGCGCGGCCGCGCTGCTGGACGACCTGGGTCTCGACCTCGACCCGGACCGCCCGGTGTCGTCGCTGACCGTGGGCGACCGCCAGATGGTCGAGATCGCCCGCGCGCTGTCGCGCGAGTTCGACGTCCTCATCATGGACGAGCCGACGGCGGCGCTGAACGGCGCGGAGATCGTCCGGCTGCACGAGATCGTGCGGCGCATCGCGACCCGGGGCAAGGCCGTCGTCTACGTGTCGCACCACCTCGACGAGATCTTCGCGATCTGCGACGACGTCGCGGTGCTCCGCGACGGCGCCCTCGTCGCGCACGCGCCCACCGCGGAGCTCGACGAGGCGCGGCTCGTGGAGCACATGCTCGGCCGGGCGCCGCAGGCGTTCGAGCGGTCCGGCGCGGCCGCGTCCGCCGGCCGGCCCCGGCTCGAGGTCGCGGGCCTGCGGGTCCCCGGCGTCGCGGAGCCCTTCGACCTCACGGTCGGGGCGGGGGAGATCGTCGGCCTCGCGGGCCTGGTCGGCTCGGGCCGGACCGAGCTCACGCGGGCGCTGTTCGGCGACCTGCCGGGCACCGGCGGGACGGTCCGCGTCGACGGGCGTCCGGTCCGGCTGCGTTCGCCGCGCGAGGCGATGCGGGGCGGGGTGTTCATGCTCAGCGAGGACCGCAAGGGCGAGGGCATCCTGCCGCACCTCGACGTCACCGAGAACGCGATGGTCTCCCGGGACCGGTCGCGCCTCCCGCTGCTCCAGCGGCTGCTGCCCGTGCCCGCCGACGAGCGGGCCCGGTTCGCCCGGCTGCGCGAGGACATGCGGATCCGGGTCCCGCACGGGCGCCAGCTCATCGGCAACCTGTCCGGAGGGAACCAGCAGAAGGTGCTGCTCGGCCGGGCGCTGCTGTCCGGCTGCTCGGTCCTGCTGCTCAACGAGCCGACCCGCGGCGTCGACGTCGGCGCGAAGGTCGACATCTACCAGCTGATCAAGCAGCTCGCCGACGCCGGCGTCGCCGTCGTCGTGTCGAGCTCCGACGCCCCCGAGCTCGCCGCGATCTCCGACCGCTGCGCCGTGTACTTCGCCGGCCGGCGCATCGCCGAGCTCACCGGGCGCGACGTCACGGAGGACAACATCGTCGGGGCGTCCGTCGGACAGACCGCCGAGGAGGCCAGCCATGCCTGA
- a CDS encoding LacI family DNA-binding transcriptional regulator produces MRDVAARAGVSLGTVSNVLNNPDRVGTDIRERVEEAMRALGFVPSRAAGQLRSRRSELIGVVVPDVGNPFWAAVLRGVEAGVDAAGLTMVVGSTHQDPERQRHVLLGLESQGVDGLVIAPIVDRAADWAAFERRRLGVVTLERQGRDSDGAWVSLDNVRGARLAMAHLIAEGHRSIALVNGPVSVSWCAERREGAAQALLDAGLAPDDVLVDVEVRDLTVAEGAVAVAPLLDAGRVTAVMCVNDMLALGALLAMQERGIRVPQDVALVGYDDADFAPALNPPLTTVRQPSYDMGLAAARLLLRGGERVPGEHVEFEAHLVVRGSSVADPARR; encoded by the coding sequence GTGCGCGACGTCGCGGCGCGCGCGGGGGTGTCCCTCGGCACCGTCTCCAACGTGCTGAACAACCCCGACCGGGTCGGCACCGACATCCGCGAGCGGGTCGAGGAGGCGATGCGCGCGCTGGGCTTCGTGCCGTCCCGCGCGGCCGGCCAGCTCCGCAGCCGCCGGTCCGAGCTGATCGGCGTGGTCGTCCCCGACGTCGGCAACCCGTTCTGGGCGGCGGTGCTGCGCGGCGTCGAGGCCGGCGTGGACGCGGCGGGGCTGACGATGGTCGTCGGCTCGACGCACCAGGACCCGGAGCGGCAGCGCCACGTGCTGCTCGGCCTCGAGAGCCAGGGCGTCGACGGGCTCGTCATCGCCCCGATCGTCGACCGGGCGGCGGACTGGGCCGCGTTCGAGCGGCGCCGGCTCGGGGTCGTCACGCTGGAGCGGCAGGGTCGCGACTCGGACGGCGCGTGGGTGAGCCTCGACAACGTGCGCGGCGCCCGCCTGGCGATGGCGCACCTGATCGCGGAGGGCCACCGCAGCATCGCCCTGGTCAACGGCCCTGTCTCGGTGTCCTGGTGCGCCGAGCGCCGGGAGGGCGCCGCGCAGGCGCTGCTGGACGCCGGGTTGGCGCCGGACGACGTGCTGGTCGACGTCGAGGTCCGCGACCTCACGGTGGCCGAGGGGGCCGTGGCCGTGGCCCCGCTGCTCGACGCGGGCCGGGTGACGGCCGTGATGTGCGTGAACGACATGCTCGCCCTCGGTGCGCTGCTCGCGATGCAGGAGCGCGGCATCCGGGTGCCCCAGGACGTCGCGCTCGTCGGGTACGACGACGCCGACTTCGCGCCGGCGCTGAACCCGCCGCTGACGACCGTGCGCCAGCCGTCCTACGACATGGGCCTGGCGGCGGCCCGGCTGCTGCTCCGCGGCGGCGAGCGGGTCCCGGGGGAGCACGTCGAGTTCGAGGCGCACCTGGTCGTCCGCGGCTCCAGCGTGGCGGACCCGGCCCGGCGCTGA
- a CDS encoding SPFH domain-containing protein, with translation MSETVPPQESQGGEPAGQPVGHSGARVDIEERPARSAGAAAAALVLLLALGLLGGSIPLFVAAEGGSAALGVLGVVAILVGVLALTALSIVSPGQTMVVQLFGRYLGTIRRTGLVLTVPLTTRKKVSVRVRNFETNELKVNEADGNPINIAAIVVWQVADTAKATFAVEDYADFVRVQSESALRHVAMSHPYDHADDGEQSLRGATDLVSGEIAAEVAARVVIAGIEVIEARISNLAYAPEIAQAMLQRQQAGAIIAARERIVEGAVSMVEDALSRLERDDVVVLDDERRAAMVSNLLVVLCGEGRATPVVNTGSLYA, from the coding sequence GTGTCCGAGACAGTCCCCCCGCAGGAGTCCCAGGGCGGCGAGCCCGCCGGCCAGCCGGTCGGGCACAGCGGCGCCCGGGTGGACATCGAGGAGCGTCCCGCGCGGTCCGCCGGCGCGGCCGCGGCGGCGCTGGTCCTGCTGCTCGCGCTCGGGCTGCTCGGCGGGTCGATCCCCCTGTTCGTCGCGGCGGAGGGCGGCTCGGCGGCGCTCGGGGTGCTCGGGGTCGTCGCGATCCTCGTCGGCGTCCTCGCCCTGACCGCGCTGTCGATCGTGTCGCCGGGCCAGACGATGGTCGTCCAGCTGTTCGGCCGCTACCTGGGCACGATCCGCCGGACGGGCCTCGTGCTCACCGTCCCGCTGACCACGCGCAAGAAGGTCTCGGTCCGGGTCCGGAACTTCGAGACCAACGAGCTCAAGGTCAACGAGGCCGACGGCAACCCGATCAACATCGCCGCGATCGTCGTGTGGCAGGTCGCCGACACCGCGAAGGCCACGTTCGCGGTCGAGGACTACGCCGACTTCGTGCGCGTGCAGTCGGAGTCCGCCCTCCGGCACGTCGCCATGTCGCACCCGTACGACCACGCCGACGACGGCGAGCAGTCGCTCCGCGGCGCGACCGACCTGGTGTCCGGGGAGATCGCCGCCGAGGTGGCCGCCCGCGTGGTCATCGCCGGCATCGAGGTCATCGAGGCGCGCATCTCGAACCTCGCGTACGCGCCCGAGATCGCGCAGGCGATGCTCCAGCGGCAGCAGGCCGGCGCGATCATCGCCGCGCGCGAGCGGATCGTCGAGGGCGCGGTGTCGATGGTCGAGGACGCGCTGTCCCGGCTCGAGCGGGACGACGTCGTCGTGCTGGACGACGAGCGCCGCGCCGCGATGGTCTCGAACCTGCTCGTCGTCCTCTGCGGGGAGGGCCGCGCGACACCGGTGGTGAACACGGGCAGCCTGTACGCATGA
- a CDS encoding substrate-binding domain-containing protein produces MRHLSRAIALTAAATLLLSACASGADEPAAEGTGSAGGGTTEFEAKDPLTLGYSVYDLQNPYWQSYSAGVKAGAEAAGVDVVVVDQKSDQQQQVSGSLDLINQGISGLIVTPVQPSALPSTIDAAHAAKIPVVIADIGTAGDYDGYILSNNYNGGEIAAQYVIDQLGDQPGPHKVGVIELHAGSVVGEERVAGFVDTLAENDAFEVVASLDGQDTVDGGFAAAQDMLSANPDLEVIYAANDDSAIGAQRAMETAGKSVQDGFFLIGFDGADGALDLIDQGLMSATVAQDPYGQGMKAVETVLALLDGEDPGFDDEAGRTVYFPVEIVTADTLAGFRETRAAQK; encoded by the coding sequence GTGCGACACCTCTCGCGTGCGATCGCGCTGACCGCGGCCGCCACCCTCCTGCTGTCCGCCTGCGCCAGCGGCGCCGACGAGCCCGCCGCCGAGGGCACCGGCTCGGCCGGCGGCGGCACGACGGAGTTCGAGGCCAAGGACCCGCTGACCCTCGGCTACTCCGTCTACGACCTGCAGAACCCGTACTGGCAGTCCTACTCGGCCGGCGTGAAGGCCGGTGCCGAGGCGGCGGGCGTGGACGTGGTCGTCGTCGACCAGAAGTCCGACCAGCAGCAGCAGGTCTCCGGCTCGCTCGACCTGATCAACCAGGGCATCTCCGGCCTGATCGTCACCCCGGTGCAGCCGTCCGCGCTCCCGTCCACCATCGACGCCGCGCACGCCGCCAAGATCCCGGTGGTCATCGCGGACATCGGCACGGCCGGCGACTACGACGGCTACATCCTGTCCAACAACTACAACGGCGGCGAGATCGCGGCGCAGTACGTGATCGACCAGCTCGGCGACCAGCCGGGCCCGCACAAGGTCGGTGTCATCGAGCTGCACGCCGGCTCGGTCGTCGGCGAGGAGCGGGTCGCCGGGTTCGTGGACACGCTCGCGGAGAACGACGCGTTCGAGGTCGTCGCCAGCCTGGACGGTCAGGACACGGTCGACGGCGGGTTCGCGGCGGCGCAGGACATGCTGTCCGCCAACCCGGACCTCGAGGTCATCTACGCGGCGAACGACGACTCCGCGATCGGCGCCCAGCGCGCGATGGAGACCGCCGGCAAGTCCGTGCAGGACGGGTTCTTCCTGATCGGGTTCGACGGCGCCGACGGCGCGCTCGACCTCATCGACCAGGGCCTGATGAGCGCGACCGTGGCGCAGGACCCGTACGGCCAGGGCATGAAGGCGGTCGAGACCGTGCTCGCGCTGCTCGACGGCGAGGACCCGGGCTTCGACGACGAGGCGGGCCGCACCGTCTACTTCCCGGTCGAGATCGTCACCGCCGACACCCTCGCGGGCTTCCGCGAGACGCGCGCCGCGCAGAAGTGA
- a CDS encoding MarR family winged helix-turn-helix transcriptional regulator, protein MQQPELTTTLDQVRWIAWEQRRAGEDWVRSRGLTHEQAFVLGYLAQSPGARQRDIAAVTRTSAASVSSLLKGLEARDLVERRTDPGDERSKRVHATPAGAELVAGFDAAMAAADEVILAPLDADERETLLALLSKVTAALPRPTRD, encoded by the coding sequence ATGCAGCAGCCCGAGCTCACCACCACCCTGGACCAGGTCCGCTGGATCGCCTGGGAGCAGCGCAGGGCCGGCGAGGACTGGGTCCGCTCGCGCGGGCTCACCCACGAGCAGGCCTTCGTGCTCGGGTACCTCGCGCAGAGCCCCGGAGCGCGACAGCGCGACATCGCCGCGGTCACCCGGACCAGCGCGGCGAGCGTCTCGAGCCTCCTCAAAGGGCTCGAGGCCCGGGACCTCGTCGAGCGGCGCACCGACCCGGGCGACGAGCGCAGCAAGCGGGTCCACGCCACCCCGGCGGGGGCCGAGCTCGTCGCCGGGTTCGACGCCGCGATGGCCGCTGCCGACGAGGTCATCCTGGCCCCGCTCGACGCCGACGAGCGCGAGACCCTGCTCGCCCTGCTCTCCAAGGTCACGGCCGCGCTGCCCCGCCCCACGCGGGACTGA
- a CDS encoding ABC transporter permease → MTRTETTAPPAAPRADDRPPLGQVLRQFGARQYLVGVLVVLCVAVGAAKPSFWGTGNLSNVLFQASFVGLAACGMTLLIAAGLLDLSVGGVVAVASIAVATVLPHTTIGAAVVLALVIGAVLGTLNGLLVTYVRIPPFIATLGTLYLFLGAAFIWTSGKVVPVTSTNYRAATTGTVGWLPVPFLVFVVLAAVTFLVLQRTYFGRTLRAFGSNERAAVLAGLPVNRVKVAVFALAGVCFALAGVFMTGRLSSAEGTMAMGFEMDVIAAVVVGGTALRGGRATTFGTVVGALLFAVLANALNLLGVASYWQYVLTGTVLIAAIAVGARRSAAAEVRGAG, encoded by the coding sequence GTGACCCGCACCGAGACCACCGCGCCCCCGGCGGCGCCCCGCGCGGACGACCGGCCGCCCCTCGGCCAGGTGCTGCGCCAGTTCGGCGCGCGGCAGTACCTCGTCGGCGTCCTCGTGGTGCTCTGCGTGGCCGTCGGCGCCGCGAAGCCGTCGTTCTGGGGGACCGGCAACCTGTCGAACGTCCTGTTCCAGGCGTCGTTCGTCGGCCTGGCCGCCTGCGGCATGACGCTGCTCATCGCCGCCGGCCTGCTGGACCTGTCGGTCGGCGGGGTCGTCGCGGTGGCGTCCATCGCGGTCGCGACCGTGCTCCCGCACACCACGATCGGCGCGGCCGTGGTGCTCGCGCTCGTCATCGGCGCGGTGCTCGGCACGCTGAACGGCCTGCTCGTGACGTACGTGCGGATCCCCCCGTTCATCGCGACGCTCGGGACGCTGTACCTGTTCCTCGGGGCGGCCTTCATCTGGACGTCCGGCAAGGTCGTCCCGGTGACGTCGACGAACTACCGCGCCGCGACCACCGGCACCGTCGGCTGGCTGCCGGTGCCGTTCCTCGTGTTCGTCGTCCTGGCCGCCGTGACGTTCCTCGTGCTCCAGCGCACGTACTTCGGCCGCACGCTGCGCGCGTTCGGGTCCAACGAGCGGGCGGCGGTGCTCGCCGGGCTGCCGGTGAACCGGGTGAAGGTCGCAGTGTTCGCGCTGGCGGGGGTGTGCTTCGCGCTCGCGGGCGTGTTCATGACCGGGCGGCTCTCCTCGGCGGAGGGCACCATGGCCATGGGCTTCGAGATGGACGTGATCGCCGCGGTCGTCGTGGGCGGGACCGCCCTGCGCGGCGGGCGGGCGACGACGTTCGGGACGGTGGTCGGCGCGCTGCTGTTCGCCGTGCTGGCCAACGCGCTGAACCTGCTCGGGGTCGCCTCCTACTGGCAGTACGTGCTGACGGGCACCGTGCTCATCGCGGCCATCGCGGTGGGGGCCCGGCGGTCGGCGGCCGCCGAGGTGCGGGGCGCGGGCTGA
- a CDS encoding DUF6412 domain-containing protein has product MGDVLPVLALLRDAVVSVALLVGASTPTSALVLVGATTLAVAVAAALLARGMRTLVLDVAALPGRHVRAAADAGPFVAQSDPDAPGRPRPRAPGLALG; this is encoded by the coding sequence GTGGGTGACGTCCTGCCCGTGCTCGCGCTGCTGCGCGACGCCGTGGTGTCGGTCGCCCTGCTCGTCGGCGCGAGCACCCCGACCAGCGCCCTGGTCCTCGTCGGCGCCACGACGCTGGCCGTCGCGGTCGCCGCCGCGCTGCTCGCCCGCGGCATGCGGACGCTCGTCCTCGACGTCGCGGCGCTGCCGGGGCGGCACGTGCGCGCGGCCGCGGACGCCGGTCCGTTCGTGGCGCAGAGCGATCCCGACGCCCCCGGGCGACCCCGGCCCCGGGCACCGGGCCTGGCCCTCGGCTGA
- a CDS encoding MATE family efflux transporter gives MSTTTTPPADAVGTDRWYLSSAPVVSALVHLCVPMAAAMIVGAVYNVVNAGFIGSLHDDALLAAVTLASPVLALVMAVGNVFGVGGGALVSRLLGAAERDPGRADGIRRVSAFALWGAVGVGALVGGTGLALLRPLVGLLGADAAARPATTTFVAVLLGFLPVLAAAVCLEQLVRAEGAARQVMVGLIGSTVANVLLDVLFILVLRWGVAGAALAVGLANLVTVGYFATWLTRHSAQMSLAPRWFTLAPAVVRPVLGVGVGTLLQSAFLVVTALVLNNLAAAYGDGPLAAMGVAVRIAQVPEFLVMGVTLGVLPLLAYAYGKGDRARLTAALRTSGIAVGGVAVLFSVVVLVLRDQVLAVFLTDRAVLAVGVTILAAQLTAMIANGFTGLLTSLFQATGRALAATIMSLTQGVLFVPVVLLANRWFGLPGIIWALTATEVAVLAAGAVLWLANRRAIDRGLDGGSPERAEQALAAAEA, from the coding sequence ATGTCCACCACGACCACCCCGCCCGCCGACGCCGTCGGCACCGACCGCTGGTACCTGTCCTCCGCGCCTGTCGTCAGCGCCCTCGTGCACCTGTGCGTGCCGATGGCCGCCGCGATGATCGTCGGCGCCGTCTACAACGTCGTCAACGCCGGCTTCATCGGCTCGCTGCACGACGACGCCCTGCTCGCCGCCGTGACCCTCGCGTCACCCGTGCTCGCCCTGGTGATGGCGGTCGGCAACGTGTTCGGCGTCGGCGGCGGCGCCCTCGTCTCGCGGCTGCTCGGAGCGGCGGAGCGCGACCCGGGCCGGGCGGACGGGATCCGCCGGGTCTCCGCGTTCGCGCTCTGGGGCGCCGTCGGCGTCGGCGCCCTCGTCGGAGGCACCGGCCTCGCGCTGCTCCGGCCGCTCGTCGGGCTGCTCGGTGCGGACGCCGCGGCACGGCCCGCGACCACCACGTTCGTCGCCGTCCTGCTGGGGTTCCTGCCCGTGCTCGCCGCGGCGGTCTGCCTCGAGCAGCTCGTGCGCGCCGAGGGGGCCGCGCGGCAGGTCATGGTCGGGCTCATCGGGTCGACCGTCGCGAACGTGCTGCTGGACGTCCTGTTCATCCTCGTGCTGCGCTGGGGGGTCGCCGGCGCCGCGCTCGCGGTGGGCCTCGCCAACCTCGTCACCGTCGGGTACTTCGCCACGTGGCTGACGCGGCACAGCGCGCAGATGAGCCTCGCGCCGCGCTGGTTCACGCTGGCACCCGCGGTCGTGCGTCCCGTCCTCGGCGTCGGGGTGGGCACGCTGCTGCAGTCCGCCTTCCTCGTCGTCACCGCGCTCGTGCTCAACAACCTCGCGGCCGCGTACGGCGACGGCCCGCTCGCCGCGATGGGCGTGGCGGTCCGGATCGCGCAGGTGCCGGAGTTCCTGGTGATGGGGGTGACGCTCGGGGTCCTGCCGCTGCTCGCCTACGCCTACGGCAAGGGCGACCGCGCCCGGCTCACGGCCGCGCTGCGGACCTCGGGCATCGCCGTCGGCGGGGTGGCGGTGCTGTTCTCCGTGGTCGTGCTCGTCCTGCGCGACCAGGTGCTCGCCGTCTTCCTCACCGACCGCGCCGTGCTCGCGGTCGGCGTCACGATCCTCGCGGCGCAGCTCACCGCGATGATCGCGAACGGCTTCACCGGCCTGCTCACCTCGCTGTTCCAGGCGACCGGCCGTGCCCTCGCCGCGACGATCATGTCCCTCACGCAGGGGGTGCTGTTCGTGCCGGTCGTCCTCCTGGCGAACCGCTGGTTCGGGCTGCCGGGCATCATCTGGGCCCTCACGGCGACCGAGGTCGCGGTGCTCGCGGCGGGCGCGGTGCTGTGGCTCGCGAACCGGCGCGCGATCGACCGCGGGCTCGACGGGGGCAGCCCGGAGCGGGCCGAGCAGGCGCTCGCCGCCGCCGAGGCCTGA
- the yidC gene encoding membrane protein insertase YidC, with protein sequence MDLLSLPPVAAVLDAAYRALMGLTHLLEPLAGGAAAAAAVVLVTLLVRAALIPVGVSQAKAERTRARLAPRLAELQRRHRNQPEKLQAATMQLYADEGTTPFAGCLPMLVQAPVVGVIYAVFVHAQIAGHGNALLGRTLAGVPLGTSLAATVTGGGASVAVLLVFGVLVAAIAAVGELSRRAARPGGALAVPVPAAAGAAVAAGAPPNPLAGAGMQRALGALQFMTAVVACFVPLAAGLYLLVTVWWTFAQRLLLRRRYPLG encoded by the coding sequence ATGGACCTGCTCTCCCTGCCCCCTGTCGCCGCCGTGCTCGACGCGGCCTACCGCGCCCTGATGGGCCTGACCCACCTGCTCGAACCCCTCGCGGGCGGCGCTGCCGCGGCGGCCGCCGTCGTGCTCGTGACCCTGCTCGTCCGCGCCGCCCTGATCCCCGTCGGCGTCTCCCAGGCCAAGGCCGAGCGCACGCGGGCGCGCCTCGCGCCGCGGCTGGCCGAGCTCCAGCGCCGGCACCGGAACCAGCCCGAGAAGCTGCAGGCCGCGACCATGCAGCTCTACGCCGACGAGGGCACCACGCCGTTCGCGGGCTGCCTGCCGATGCTGGTGCAGGCCCCGGTCGTGGGGGTCATCTACGCGGTGTTCGTCCACGCGCAGATCGCCGGGCACGGGAACGCGCTGCTCGGCCGGACGCTGGCCGGGGTGCCGCTCGGGACGAGCCTCGCGGCCACGGTCACCGGCGGGGGCGCGTCGGTCGCGGTGCTGCTCGTGTTCGGGGTGCTGGTCGCGGCGATCGCCGCGGTCGGGGAGCTGAGCCGGCGGGCGGCGCGTCCCGGCGGCGCGCTGGCGGTGCCGGTTCCCGCGGCGGCGGGCGCGGCGGTCGCGGCGGGCGCCCCGCCGAACCCGCTGGCCGGCGCCGGGATGCAGCGGGCGCTCGGCGCGCTGCAGTTCATGACGGCCGTGGTCGCCTGCTTCGTCCCGTTGGCGGCGGGCCTGTACCTGCTCGTCACGGTCTGGTGGACGTTCGCCCAGCGCCTGCTGCTCCGCCGCCGCTACCCGCTCGGGTAG
- a CDS encoding ABC transporter permease yields MPDAVTTTAPSAQDLVADERARSAERARRAERRRSLLQNAGVLIPFALVLVAGVAAVPNFVSGSNVTNVLVNAAILAIVGYGMTLVIAVRGIDLSVGSAQALAACVAAWAVNGAGPLAGAVVGIAVGAALGLVNGLLVTQLRVPGFIATLSTMSVFRGLVLLFTGGAPIMIASGGFKSVATASVLGVPVPFVIALLLGAGAWFVLDRMRFGKHVVAVGGSPEAAIDSGIGVSRVLLLAYVAAGAAAGVGGVLLASQLGVVNGSVSSGLELQAIAIVVLGGTSMAGGRPRIVGTFVAALLLSMINSGLNLLNVPSFYQYVALGALLVFALSIDGAQRAAVRRMLEGRNS; encoded by the coding sequence ATGCCTGACGCCGTCACCACCACCGCGCCCAGCGCGCAGGACCTGGTCGCCGACGAGCGCGCCCGGTCCGCCGAGCGGGCCCGCCGCGCGGAGCGGCGCCGGAGCCTGCTGCAGAACGCCGGCGTCCTCATCCCGTTCGCCCTGGTGCTCGTCGCCGGCGTCGCCGCGGTGCCGAACTTCGTCTCCGGCTCGAACGTCACCAACGTCCTGGTGAACGCCGCGATCCTCGCGATCGTCGGCTACGGGATGACGCTCGTCATCGCCGTCCGGGGCATCGACCTGTCGGTCGGCTCGGCCCAGGCGCTCGCCGCGTGCGTCGCCGCGTGGGCCGTCAACGGGGCGGGTCCGCTCGCCGGCGCGGTCGTCGGCATCGCCGTCGGTGCGGCACTCGGCCTCGTGAACGGCCTGCTCGTCACGCAGCTCCGGGTGCCCGGGTTCATCGCGACCCTGTCGACGATGAGCGTGTTCCGCGGCCTGGTGCTCCTGTTCACGGGCGGCGCGCCGATCATGATCGCCTCCGGCGGGTTCAAGTCGGTCGCCACCGCGTCGGTGCTCGGGGTCCCCGTGCCGTTCGTCATCGCGCTGCTCCTCGGCGCGGGCGCCTGGTTCGTGCTGGACCGGATGCGGTTCGGCAAGCACGTGGTCGCCGTCGGCGGCAGCCCCGAGGCGGCGATCGACTCCGGCATCGGCGTGTCCCGCGTGCTCCTGCTCGCCTACGTCGCGGCGGGCGCCGCGGCGGGTGTGGGCGGGGTGCTGCTCGCCAGCCAGCTCGGCGTCGTCAACGGCTCCGTCTCGTCGGGCCTGGAGCTGCAGGCCATCGCGATCGTCGTCCTCGGCGGCACCAGCATGGCCGGCGGCCGGCCGCGGATCGTCGGCACGTTCGTCGCCGCGCTGCTGCTGTCGATGATCAACTCCGGCCTCAACCTGCTCAACGTCCCGTCGTTCTACCAGTACGTCGCGCTCGGAGCCCTCCTGGTCTTCGCGCTGAGCATCGACGGGGCGCAGCGTGCCGCCGTCCGTCGGATGCTGGAAGGGAGGAACTCGTGA
- a CDS encoding glycoside hydrolase family 172 protein: MPIAMPAYAVLDGTRTRSVSAENPTGAAGAGGTEASRLGPGRKGRPCVPVPAGETVTIADVEGPGVIRHIWFTLPRQTEAGPYVLRDLVLRMTWDDAAEPAVEVPFGDFFCSGFGEASVLTSEAVVVAPNGGFNCYLPMPFRRRARIELVNEHGGDIPYVFYQVSYSLDDDLGDDVGYLHATWRRSDPAAPRGTDHVVLDGVAGRGAYVGTYIGVTALERYWWGEGEMKFFIDDDGDLPTICGTGVEDYVGGAWAFQDHLGAVPVPRSQPFSTAYLGYHQRIVEDATAISPYDTTMPPSHGMYRWHLPDPIRFATGLRVTLQQIGDRGGYLFERADDVCTTAFWYQDAPGGVREPLPPAPLREPR, translated from the coding sequence GTGCCGATCGCCATGCCCGCCTACGCCGTCCTCGACGGGACCCGCACCCGGTCCGTGAGCGCCGAGAACCCCACCGGTGCCGCGGGCGCCGGCGGGACCGAGGCGTCCCGGCTGGGCCCGGGGCGCAAGGGCCGGCCGTGCGTGCCGGTGCCGGCGGGGGAGACGGTGACGATCGCGGACGTCGAGGGCCCGGGCGTCATCCGGCACATCTGGTTCACCCTGCCGCGGCAGACCGAGGCCGGGCCGTACGTGCTCCGCGACCTCGTGCTCCGCATGACGTGGGACGACGCGGCGGAGCCGGCCGTCGAGGTGCCGTTCGGGGACTTCTTCTGCAGCGGCTTCGGCGAGGCGTCGGTCCTGACGTCGGAGGCCGTGGTCGTCGCGCCGAACGGCGGGTTCAACTGCTACCTGCCGATGCCGTTCCGGCGCCGGGCGCGCATCGAGCTCGTCAACGAGCACGGCGGGGACATCCCGTACGTCTTCTACCAGGTGTCCTACTCGCTGGACGACGACCTGGGCGACGACGTCGGCTACCTGCACGCCACCTGGCGGCGGTCGGACCCGGCCGCCCCGCGCGGCACGGACCACGTCGTCCTCGACGGCGTCGCCGGCCGCGGCGCGTACGTCGGGACCTACATCGGGGTCACCGCCCTGGAGCGGTACTGGTGGGGCGAGGGCGAGATGAAGTTCTTCATCGACGACGACGGGGACCTGCCGACGATCTGCGGCACCGGCGTGGAGGACTACGTCGGCGGCGCGTGGGCGTTCCAGGACCACCTCGGGGCCGTCCCGGTGCCGCGGTCGCAGCCGTTCAGCACCGCGTACCTCGGCTACCACCAGCGGATCGTCGAGGACGCCACGGCGATCTCCCCGTACGACACGACGATGCCGCCGAGCCACGGGATGTACCGCTGGCACCTGCCCGACCCCATCCGGTTCGCCACCGGCCTGCGCGTCACCCTGCAGCAGATCGGCGACCGGGGCGGGTACCTGTTCGAGCGCGCGGACGACGTCTGCACGACGGCGTTCTGGTACCAGGACGCCCCCGGCGGCGTCCGCGAGCCGCTGCCGCCGGCTCCGCTGCGCGAGCCGCGCTGA